In Brevundimonas subvibrioides, a genomic segment contains:
- a CDS encoding tetratricopeptide repeat protein, producing MRILLVSVSFIALASAGAAAAQNAPAVSDPAPRRPNIVVAPQSSPPLIVDGANASPPSAPTIEAIPRVWSPAPRDAQGRSAYGLYLSGRSALSSGESAEGADLMARVESLTPEQPIVREQAFTSALLAGDLNLAARISPDAGVSPVISEAGVLVSVVQKLGAGEAREANAALKAHPIGAPHARAGALIAPWVAAAAGDWETALAEPNPTADRLIVFLGRYDRARLLEIRRRYDEAEVVLKALAEDARIGGTFRVAYGNFLERRGRREEALALYDAGLAAGATDPALTAALARAATGGRAPQLPSLRQGAAEALTIAAQQASEEGANEFAVVYLRLSLNLDRDPASLYRLGSMLSQANLKGPAQATLQAVPEEDPAVYAAARVALGLTLDKADRPEEALVAFRQAEGATPSDPRIAGLIASQLIKLERWEEALTVLNGPLLNTADQSANVRFLRGVAYESLDRVPEAEGELWAALQAEPNEPSFLNYLGYLWVDKGTRVAEGAAMIQRAHAADPEDGNIQDSLGWAQYRQGQYETAVDTLEQAVAKEPANAEINDHLGDAYWQVGRRREAGFQWNRVLTLDPDAERRAEVEKKLEQGLTDVAPPTGG from the coding sequence ATGCGCATCCTTCTCGTTTCGGTCTCCTTCATCGCCCTTGCCAGTGCTGGAGCCGCGGCCGCCCAGAACGCGCCGGCCGTATCCGACCCGGCCCCGCGCCGACCGAACATTGTCGTCGCTCCCCAGTCGTCGCCCCCCCTGATCGTGGACGGGGCAAACGCCTCTCCACCCTCCGCCCCGACCATCGAGGCCATCCCTCGCGTCTGGTCGCCCGCCCCGCGCGACGCCCAGGGCCGCAGCGCCTATGGCCTCTACCTGTCGGGCCGGTCCGCCCTGAGTTCGGGCGAGTCCGCCGAAGGGGCCGATCTGATGGCCCGTGTCGAGAGCCTGACCCCCGAACAGCCGATCGTGCGCGAGCAGGCCTTCACCTCCGCACTGCTGGCTGGCGATCTGAACCTGGCCGCGCGCATTTCGCCGGATGCAGGCGTTTCACCGGTGATTTCGGAGGCCGGGGTCCTGGTCTCGGTGGTGCAGAAGCTGGGTGCCGGTGAGGCGCGCGAGGCGAACGCCGCGCTGAAGGCCCATCCGATCGGTGCGCCCCATGCGCGCGCCGGAGCCCTGATCGCGCCCTGGGTCGCCGCCGCCGCCGGGGACTGGGAAACCGCGCTGGCCGAGCCCAATCCCACCGCCGATCGCCTGATCGTCTTTCTGGGCCGCTACGACCGCGCGCGCCTGCTTGAGATACGCCGGCGATATGACGAGGCCGAGGTCGTCCTGAAGGCTCTGGCAGAGGACGCCCGCATCGGCGGGACGTTCCGCGTCGCCTACGGCAATTTCCTTGAGCGACGCGGCCGTCGTGAGGAGGCCCTGGCGCTCTATGATGCGGGTCTGGCGGCCGGAGCGACAGATCCCGCCCTGACCGCTGCCCTTGCCCGTGCCGCCACGGGCGGTCGGGCACCTCAACTCCCCAGCCTTCGCCAAGGCGCGGCCGAAGCCCTGACCATCGCCGCCCAGCAAGCCTCGGAAGAGGGAGCCAATGAGTTTGCGGTCGTCTATCTGCGTCTGTCGCTAAATCTCGATCGCGATCCGGCCTCGCTCTATCGCCTGGGCTCGATGCTCTCCCAGGCCAATCTGAAAGGCCCGGCGCAGGCGACCCTGCAGGCGGTGCCGGAGGAGGATCCGGCCGTCTATGCCGCAGCCCGCGTCGCTCTGGGGCTGACGCTCGACAAGGCCGATAGGCCGGAAGAGGCCCTCGTCGCCTTCCGTCAGGCCGAGGGGGCGACGCCCTCCGATCCCCGTATCGCCGGCCTGATCGCCAGTCAGTTGATAAAGCTGGAACGCTGGGAAGAGGCGCTGACGGTGCTGAACGGCCCGCTTCTGAACACCGCCGACCAATCGGCCAATGTCCGGTTCTTGCGGGGCGTCGCCTATGAATCCCTGGACCGGGTGCCCGAGGCAGAGGGCGAACTTTGGGCCGCTCTTCAGGCCGAGCCGAACGAACCGTCGTTCCTGAATTATCTCGGCTACCTTTGGGTCGACAAGGGCACCCGCGTTGCCGAGGGGGCCGCCATGATCCAGCGCGCCCACGCCGCCGATCCTGAGGACGGCAATATCCAGGACAGTCTGGGCTGGGCCCAGTATCGCCAGGGTCAGTATGAAACGGCCGTCGATACCCTGGAACAGGCTGTGGCCAAGGAGCCCGCCAACGCCGAGATCAACGACCATCTGGGCGACGCCTACTGGCAGGTCGGACGGCGGCGCGAGGCCGGTTTCCAGTGGAACCGCGTCCTGACGCTCGACCCCGACGCCGAACGCAGGGCCGAGGTGGAAAAGAAGCTGGAACAGGGCCTGACCGACGTCGCGCCGCCGACCGGGGGCTGA
- the murG gene encoding undecaprenyldiphospho-muramoylpentapeptide beta-N-acetylglucosaminyltransferase, with translation MSRLCVVAAGGTGGHMFPAEALAREMAGRGWRVVLATDHRGEQYAHAFPAEERLALDAATGSGPIALVKAGVAIVRGVQQARSAFTRLNADVVVGFGGYPSAPALLAAILQKRPTLIHEQNAVLGRTNRILAPYVRNVASSFPTLERASPALKARSHVVGAPVRADIRALYDRAYAPPGDGPIRILVTGGSQGARILSETTPRALAALPDAIRRRLKVQQQSRPETLEAARQIYLEAGIDAEVAPFFRDMAGRLSQAHLVIGRAGASTCAELAVAAMPSILIPLKIATDDHQRLNAKLLTDVHAAGMILEDDVTVQSMTDAVAAVLADPARLSSMSAAARSVAIPDAARRLADLAEATAA, from the coding sequence ATGAGCAGACTTTGCGTCGTCGCCGCCGGGGGTACCGGGGGCCATATGTTCCCCGCCGAGGCCCTGGCCCGCGAGATGGCAGGGCGCGGCTGGCGCGTGGTGCTGGCCACCGACCATCGGGGCGAGCAGTACGCCCATGCCTTTCCGGCCGAGGAACGCCTGGCGCTGGACGCTGCCACCGGCTCCGGCCCGATCGCCCTGGTCAAGGCGGGTGTCGCCATCGTGCGCGGCGTGCAGCAGGCGCGCTCTGCCTTTACCCGTCTGAACGCCGATGTCGTCGTCGGCTTCGGCGGCTATCCGTCGGCCCCGGCCCTGCTGGCGGCGATCCTCCAGAAGCGCCCGACCCTGATCCACGAACAGAATGCCGTTCTGGGTCGCACCAACCGCATCCTGGCCCCCTATGTGCGCAATGTGGCCTCATCCTTTCCGACGCTGGAACGGGCCAGCCCTGCCCTGAAGGCCCGCAGCCACGTCGTCGGCGCCCCCGTCCGCGCGGACATTCGCGCCCTTTATGACCGCGCCTACGCCCCGCCCGGAGACGGTCCCATCCGCATCCTGGTCACCGGCGGCAGTCAGGGGGCTCGTATCCTGTCGGAGACCACGCCCCGCGCGCTCGCGGCCCTGCCGGACGCCATCCGTCGTCGCCTGAAGGTTCAGCAGCAGTCGCGCCCCGAAACCCTTGAAGCCGCCCGCCAGATCTACCTCGAGGCCGGGATCGATGCCGAGGTCGCGCCGTTCTTCCGCGACATGGCCGGCCGTTTGTCGCAGGCCCATCTGGTCATCGGCCGGGCAGGGGCCTCGACCTGCGCCGAGCTGGCGGTGGCGGCCATGCCGTCGATCCTGATCCCGCTGAAGATCGCCACCGACGATCACCAGCGTCTGAATGCGAAACTGCTGACGGACGTGCATGCCGCCGGGATGATCCTGGAGGATGATGTGACGGTGCAGTCCATGACCGACGCCGTCGCAGCCGTCCTCGCCGACCCGGCCCGCCTGTCCTCCATGAGCGCCGCAGCCCGCTCCGTCGCCATCCCCGACGCCGCCCGGCGGCTCGCCGACCTGGCCGAGGCAACGGCGGCCTGA
- a CDS encoding N-acetylmuramoyl-L-alanine amidase, with protein MLSITEAPSPNFDQRRAPPDMILLHYTGMETAEAAIARLRDPEAKVSAHYVVDEDGSILRLVDEARRAWHAGRSWWRGETDINAVSIGIEIVNPGHEFGYRLFPDAQIEAVIALIDDIRTRWSVEDARILGHSDVAPTRKQDPGELFPWKRLAAHRQGLWFEPAAERIAALGPPLTIGDEGLGVHVLQAGLHRLGYEPLPDGKYSDETRITVEAFQRHWRPARIDGIADGETRATLMGVLQLATAESMTGVLN; from the coding sequence GTGCTTTCGATCACCGAGGCTCCGTCTCCGAACTTCGACCAGCGGCGCGCGCCGCCGGACATGATCCTGCTTCACTACACCGGCATGGAGACGGCCGAGGCGGCCATTGCCCGCCTGCGCGACCCCGAAGCGAAGGTCTCGGCCCATTATGTCGTCGATGAGGACGGATCGATCCTTCGACTGGTCGATGAAGCACGCCGGGCCTGGCATGCAGGCAGGTCGTGGTGGCGGGGCGAGACCGACATCAACGCCGTCTCCATCGGCATCGAGATCGTCAACCCGGGGCATGAATTCGGCTATCGCCTGTTCCCCGACGCACAGATCGAAGCCGTCATCGCCCTGATCGACGACATCCGCACCCGCTGGTCCGTCGAGGACGCCCGCATCCTTGGCCATTCCGACGTCGCTCCGACCCGCAAACAGGATCCCGGCGAACTCTTCCCGTGGAAGCGGCTGGCCGCGCATCGCCAGGGCCTGTGGTTTGAACCCGCCGCCGAACGCATCGCCGCCCTTGGCCCACCCCTGACGATCGGGGACGAGGGTCTGGGCGTCCACGTCCTGCAGGCGGGATTGCATCGGCTGGGCTATGAACCCCTGCCGGACGGGAAATACAGCGACGAGACCCGCATCACGGTCGAGGCCTTTCAGCGTCATTGGCGGCCGGCCAGGATCGACGGCATCGCCGACGGCGAGACACGCGCGACGCTCATGGGCGTGCTGCAGCTTGCCACTGCGGAAAGCATGACCGGCGTCCTGAATTGA
- a CDS encoding fasciclin domain-containing protein, which translates to MLRTRLLTATAAIALFGAGSVFAQDATAPAAPPTRSAPATVPDEAVAPPQAATPAAANTVIDVLASNGQFTTLLAALEAAQLTDTLKTQPAISIFAPTDAAFAALSEEDRTRLMDPANVNELRQLLLYHVVVADVNSSQIEGTKGGVETAARTQVQLDGTGSAIKVDEATVTTADIEASNGAIFAIDRVLNPADSQVAAGDADEDAAAAVDDTTTEAPPADAAMDEATPPTDETMTGDDMDNDPATTDGETTPPPVDGQTDAPVSTPQS; encoded by the coding sequence ATGCTTCGCACTCGCCTTCTGACCGCCACCGCCGCCATCGCCCTGTTCGGTGCCGGCTCCGTTTTCGCCCAGGACGCCACGGCTCCGGCCGCACCCCCGACCCGGTCGGCTCCTGCCACGGTTCCCGATGAAGCCGTCGCGCCGCCCCAGGCCGCAACGCCTGCGGCCGCAAACACCGTGATCGATGTCCTGGCGTCCAATGGGCAGTTCACGACCCTGCTGGCCGCGCTTGAGGCCGCCCAGCTGACGGACACCCTGAAGACCCAACCCGCGATCTCGATCTTCGCCCCGACCGATGCCGCATTCGCGGCGCTGTCCGAGGAAGACCGGACCCGTCTGATGGACCCGGCCAACGTCAACGAGCTGCGCCAGCTGCTGCTGTATCATGTGGTCGTCGCCGACGTGAACTCCAGCCAGATCGAGGGCACCAAGGGTGGCGTCGAAACGGCCGCTCGCACCCAGGTCCAGCTGGATGGCACCGGATCGGCCATCAAGGTGGATGAAGCGACCGTGACCACGGCCGATATCGAAGCCTCCAACGGTGCCATCTTCGCCATTGACCGCGTCCTCAACCCCGCCGACAGCCAGGTCGCCGCCGGTGACGCCGACGAGGATGCAGCTGCCGCCGTTGACGACACCACCACGGAGGCACCGCCCGCCGACGCGGCGATGGATGAAGCCACGCCCCCGACCGACGAGACCATGACGGGCGATGACATGGACAACGACCCGGCCACCACCGATGGCGAGACCACACCGCCGCCGGTCGACGGCCAGACGGACGCTCCGGTTTCCACGCCGCAGTCGTAA
- the glyS gene encoding glycine--tRNA ligase subunit beta: MPQLLLELFSEEIPARMQAGAARDLERMASERLKAAGLTWDALTTYAGPRRLTLVIEGLPAATPDRSEELKGPRANAPEQALEGFLRKTGLTRDQLTERDGVLFAVINEVGRPTPTVIAETVDAIVRAFPWPKSMRWGSGTLRWVRPLKRIIALFDGAVVSFEIDGIQSGDVTEGHRFMGSGQPFAVKDFADYRTKLEQQFVLLDAADRKLKILEAARAACHARGLELVDDDGLLEEVAGLAEWPTPILGDMDPQFLDLPPEVVRLSMKVHQKYFAVRDPATGKLAPNFIVVANVEASDGGVALAAGNSRVLSARLNDARFFWDEDRKTGFDAWNEKLKGVTFHAKLGTMAERVDRIAALAREIAPLVGADPDQSETAARLAKADLASGMVGEFPELQGIMGGYYARALPLEGEGRRDRIADAIRDHYKPQGPADTVPTAPLTVAVALADKLDTLVGFFAIDEKPTGSKDPFALRRAALGVIRLIEAGNVPIELRGNDLLFNHIKRMPNMAEATYLQVAPILDSITFDFLSDRLEVFLRDRGTNIEIVRAAFGRTLSGFKPVDLIASVEALDAFLAADDGANLLAGYKRASNILKAEAKKGEVPTGMVQTGLPNQPEAETTLAFAVEQARSAVDTALSTEDFAAAMTALARLRAPVDAFFTDVMVNSDDPAERDNRLKLLGQVRDVMGRVADFGQVSG; this comes from the coding sequence ATGCCCCAACTCCTTCTCGAACTGTTCTCCGAAGAGATCCCCGCCCGCATGCAGGCGGGGGCCGCGCGCGACCTCGAACGCATGGCGAGCGAACGGCTGAAGGCTGCCGGCCTGACCTGGGACGCCCTGACCACCTACGCAGGCCCGCGCCGCCTGACGCTGGTGATCGAGGGCCTGCCCGCCGCCACCCCGGATCGCTCGGAAGAGCTGAAGGGCCCGCGCGCCAATGCGCCGGAACAGGCGCTGGAGGGCTTCCTGCGCAAGACCGGCCTGACGCGGGACCAGCTGACCGAACGCGACGGCGTTCTGTTCGCCGTCATCAATGAGGTCGGCCGCCCGACGCCCACGGTGATCGCCGAGACCGTGGACGCGATCGTCCGCGCCTTCCCCTGGCCCAAGTCGATGCGCTGGGGCTCCGGCACCCTGCGCTGGGTGCGCCCGCTGAAGCGGATCATCGCCCTGTTCGACGGGGCCGTGGTGTCGTTCGAGATCGACGGCATCCAATCCGGCGACGTGACCGAGGGCCACCGCTTCATGGGGTCGGGCCAGCCGTTTGCGGTGAAGGACTTCGCCGACTATCGCACCAAGCTGGAACAGCAGTTCGTCCTGCTGGACGCGGCCGACCGCAAGCTGAAGATCCTCGAGGCCGCCCGCGCCGCCTGCCACGCGCGCGGGCTCGAACTGGTCGACGACGACGGCCTGCTGGAGGAGGTCGCCGGCCTCGCCGAATGGCCGACGCCGATCCTTGGCGACATGGACCCGCAGTTCCTCGACCTGCCGCCCGAGGTGGTCCGTTTGTCCATGAAAGTGCACCAGAAGTATTTCGCCGTCCGCGACCCGGCGACCGGCAAGCTGGCCCCCAACTTCATCGTCGTCGCCAATGTCGAGGCCTCCGACGGCGGCGTGGCCTTGGCCGCCGGCAACAGCCGCGTCCTGTCCGCCCGCCTGAACGACGCCCGCTTCTTCTGGGATGAGGATAGGAAGACCGGCTTCGACGCCTGGAACGAGAAACTGAAGGGCGTCACCTTCCACGCCAAACTGGGCACGATGGCCGAGCGCGTCGATCGCATCGCCGCCCTCGCCCGCGAGATCGCCCCGCTCGTGGGTGCCGACCCGGATCAGTCCGAAACCGCCGCCCGCCTCGCCAAGGCCGACCTGGCCAGCGGGATGGTCGGCGAGTTCCCGGAGTTGCAGGGCATCATGGGCGGCTACTACGCGAGAGCCCTTCCCCTCGAGGGGGAAGGGAGGCGTGACCGGATCGCCGACGCCATCCGCGATCACTACAAGCCGCAAGGCCCGGCGGATACGGTCCCGACCGCGCCCCTGACGGTCGCCGTCGCCCTGGCCGACAAGCTCGACACCCTCGTCGGCTTCTTCGCCATCGACGAGAAGCCGACGGGTTCGAAGGACCCGTTCGCTCTGCGGCGGGCGGCGCTGGGGGTGATCCGGCTAATCGAGGCGGGGAATGTACCGATCGAACTGAGGGGCAATGATCTGCTCTTCAACCATATCAAGCGAATGCCAAACATGGCCGAAGCCACCTATTTGCAGGTGGCACCGATTCTAGATTCAATCACGTTCGACTTCCTCAGCGATCGGTTGGAGGTCTTTCTCCGTGACCGCGGCACCAATATCGAAATCGTTCGAGCTGCTTTTGGACGGACTTTAAGTGGCTTCAAACCTGTCGATCTCATCGCGAGCGTCGAGGCGCTCGACGCCTTCCTCGCCGCCGACGACGGGGCCAATCTGCTGGCCGGCTACAAGCGCGCGTCCAACATCCTGAAGGCCGAGGCGAAGAAGGGCGAGGTCCCCACCGGCATGGTCCAGACCGGCCTGCCGAACCAGCCTGAGGCCGAGACGACACTCGCCTTCGCCGTCGAACAGGCCCGCTCGGCCGTGGACACGGCTCTGTCGACCGAGGACTTCGCCGCCGCCATGACGGCACTGGCCCGCCTCCGCGCCCCCGTCGACGCCTTTTTCACCGATGTGATGGTCAACTCCGACGATCCCGCCGAACGCGACAATCGCCTGAAACTGCTGGGCCAGGTGCGCGACGTCATGGGGCGGGTGGCGGACTTCGGGCAGGTTTCCGGCTGA
- a CDS encoding glycine--tRNA ligase subunit alpha, whose product MAEPLAFQDLILTLQRYWGDQGCAILQPYDIEVGAGTLHPATVLRALGPKPWKAAYVQPSRRPGDGRYGENPNRLQHYYQFQVILKPNPENLQELYLGSLRAIGIDPALHDIRFVEDDWENPTVGAWGLGWEVWCDGMEVTQFTYFQGVGGLEVDVVSGELTYGLERLAMYVQGVDNVYDLKFTRDGTTYGEVFLENERQQSQANFHGYDVEGLKRRFEDMEAESSRLLAMTGPQGQPLVLPAYDQVLKASHLFNLMDARGAIAVAERQSYIGRIRDLCKACALAYVQQERAGA is encoded by the coding sequence GTGGCCGAACCGCTCGCCTTCCAGGATCTGATCCTCACGCTCCAGCGCTACTGGGGGGATCAGGGCTGCGCCATCCTGCAGCCCTATGACATCGAGGTGGGAGCGGGGACCCTGCATCCGGCGACGGTGCTGCGTGCGCTCGGGCCCAAGCCCTGGAAGGCCGCCTATGTCCAGCCCAGCCGCCGGCCCGGCGACGGCCGCTATGGCGAGAACCCCAACCGCCTTCAGCACTACTACCAGTTCCAGGTCATTCTGAAGCCGAACCCGGAGAACCTTCAGGAACTGTATCTCGGCTCGCTGCGGGCCATCGGCATCGATCCGGCCCTGCACGACATCCGCTTCGTCGAGGACGACTGGGAAAACCCCACCGTCGGGGCCTGGGGCCTTGGCTGGGAGGTCTGGTGCGACGGCATGGAGGTGACCCAGTTCACCTATTTCCAGGGCGTCGGCGGGCTGGAGGTCGACGTCGTTTCGGGCGAGCTGACCTACGGGCTGGAGCGTCTGGCCATGTACGTGCAGGGCGTCGACAACGTCTACGATCTGAAGTTCACCAGGGACGGCACCACCTATGGCGAGGTCTTCCTGGAGAACGAGCGCCAGCAGTCGCAGGCCAATTTCCACGGATACGACGTCGAGGGCTTGAAGCGCCGGTTCGAGGACATGGAGGCTGAGTCGTCGCGGCTGCTGGCCATGACCGGGCCGCAGGGTCAGCCTCTGGTCCTGCCCGCCTACGACCAGGTCCTGAAGGCCTCGCACCTGTTCAACCTGATGGACGCGAGGGGGGCCATCGCCGTTGCCGAACGCCAGAGCTACATCGGCCGCATCCGCGACCTGTGCAAGGCCTGCGCCCTGGCCTACGTCCAGCAGGAAAGGGCAGGGGCGTGA
- a CDS encoding 4-(cytidine 5'-diphospho)-2-C-methyl-D-erythritol kinase: MAILTRLAPAKVNLFLHVGAVQPDGYHPLSSLVAFADVGDIVSVEPADRLSLTVTGPFAGGLDGQGDNLILKALRALAADRGMSDLPLHVTLDKRLPIAAGLGGGSSDAGAALHLANQALGLGLSGSALEDLSRVVGADGPMCLRARPAWAEGIGERLTEAPQVPSLHAVLYNPGRPSPTGAVYRAYDADPSGDAVCPHPPSDWSPDTVIAWLARTRNDLEAPATRLEPAIAIALQDLAAQPGARFVRMSGSGATVFGLFDSATEARQAAGKLGSINGPGWTVACILGCKAASR, translated from the coding sequence CTGGCGATCCTGACGCGGCTGGCCCCGGCCAAGGTCAATCTGTTCCTGCACGTCGGGGCGGTGCAGCCGGACGGCTACCACCCCCTGTCCAGCCTGGTGGCCTTCGCCGACGTCGGCGACATCGTCTCGGTCGAGCCGGCCGATCGGCTGTCCCTGACCGTGACCGGTCCCTTCGCCGGAGGTCTGGACGGGCAGGGGGACAATCTGATCCTGAAGGCCTTGCGGGCCCTGGCCGCCGACCGGGGCATGAGTGACCTGCCGCTGCACGTCACCCTGGACAAGCGTCTGCCCATTGCCGCCGGTCTGGGCGGCGGCTCGTCCGACGCGGGCGCGGCGCTCCATCTGGCCAATCAGGCGCTGGGCCTCGGCCTGTCCGGGTCCGCGCTCGAAGACCTGTCCCGTGTCGTCGGGGCCGACGGCCCCATGTGTCTGCGCGCGCGCCCGGCCTGGGCGGAAGGGATCGGCGAACGCCTGACCGAGGCGCCCCAGGTCCCGTCCCTGCACGCGGTTCTCTACAATCCGGGTCGCCCGTCGCCGACCGGTGCCGTCTATCGCGCCTACGATGCCGATCCGTCGGGCGATGCCGTGTGTCCCCATCCGCCGTCCGACTGGAGTCCGGACACCGTCATCGCCTGGCTGGCCCGGACGCGCAACGATCTGGAAGCTCCTGCCACCCGGCTTGAGCCGGCTATCGCGATCGCCTTGCAGGACCTGGCCGCCCAGCCGGGTGCGCGGTTCGTCCGGATGTCCGGATCCGGTGCCACCGTCTTCGGCCTGTTCGACAGCGCGACCGAAGCGCGACAGGCGGCCGGGAAGCTTGGCAGTATTAATGGCCCCGGTTGGACCGTTGCCTGTATACTGGGCTGTAAAGCGGCCAGTCGCTAG
- a CDS encoding division/cell wall cluster transcriptional repressor MraZ, with amino-acid sequence MFLGTSEKQLDGKRRLLIPQEFRTPANGAEHGVFCFFSVESDCLEAGGDKLMAEYVAMIEALPFGDDWRTALEETVYGGQKQLAYDGGGRITLPESLCQEAGLGEDVVIVGMGPRFQIWDRARWLARKDDRRVLARKAMRERGDTARRRMPGNDQ; translated from the coding sequence GTGTTTCTCGGAACCAGTGAGAAGCAGCTGGACGGCAAGCGCCGTCTCCTGATCCCTCAGGAATTCCGCACGCCCGCAAACGGGGCCGAGCACGGCGTCTTCTGCTTCTTCTCGGTCGAGTCCGATTGCCTCGAGGCCGGCGGCGACAAGCTCATGGCCGAGTACGTCGCCATGATCGAGGCCCTGCCGTTCGGTGACGACTGGCGCACGGCGCTCGAAGAGACCGTCTATGGCGGGCAGAAACAGCTGGCCTATGACGGCGGCGGGCGCATCACCCTCCCCGAAAGCCTGTGCCAGGAAGCGGGTCTGGGCGAAGACGTGGTCATCGTCGGCATGGGCCCCCGCTTCCAGATCTGGGACCGCGCCCGCTGGCTCGCGCGCAAGGATGACCGCCGCGTCCTGGCCCGGAAGGCCATGCGCGAACGCGGCGACACCGCCCGCCGCCGCATGCCGGGGAACGATCAGTGA
- the sppA gene encoding signal peptide peptidase SppA: MKQFFLTVLGVFTGLILFVVVLPIVLIVGAAASAKEPATPVNAVLELDLREGLTDQASTNPFAAFGGGGLSVMQIVDTLAQAEKDSHVKVLLIRLPEAGISPASADEIRQAVRRFRASGKPVIAHSQGFQPVGTVISSYMVGASASELWMQNTANFQATGFSADSVFLGRAFDRYGVRAEFEQRYEYKNAVNEYTQSDYTGPHREAMTAWMTSIYDSAIANAAFDRKVTAAALKTTIEAGPYSAPQALSAKLIDKIGQVEEAEAEARRRAGNGSDILEFGDYASSKGERTGSGRDAIAIVGGEGAIVTGTGGGGGFGGGSSIHSDDTAEAIYDAIEDKSVKAIVFRVSSPGGSPEASEQILAAVRAAKAAGKPVVVSMGDYAASGGYWISSEANWIVAQPSTLTGSIGVFGGKFVVSEALGRFGVDLRGLSVGGDYADAFAPSRSFTESQRAAFSASMDRTYEEFVQRVSTGRRLPIARVREIARGRVWTGAQGKTLGLVDQLGGLTEAIGKARELANIPADTSIRFKRFPAPSSPWEALSSAFGVQSEAAQALVTLGGVMSDPQTRAVLDRVEMDRMRSSGASVLADQPL, from the coding sequence ATGAAGCAGTTCTTCCTGACCGTGCTCGGTGTCTTTACCGGCCTGATCCTGTTCGTCGTCGTCCTGCCCATCGTGCTGATCGTCGGCGCCGCCGCATCGGCCAAGGAGCCGGCGACGCCGGTCAATGCCGTGCTGGAACTGGACCTGCGTGAAGGCCTGACCGATCAGGCTTCGACCAATCCGTTCGCGGCCTTCGGCGGCGGCGGGCTGTCGGTGATGCAGATCGTCGACACCCTGGCCCAGGCCGAGAAGGACAGTCATGTCAAAGTCCTGCTGATCCGCCTGCCGGAAGCCGGGATCAGCCCCGCCTCCGCCGACGAGATCCGTCAGGCCGTTCGCCGCTTCCGCGCCTCGGGAAAGCCGGTCATCGCCCATTCGCAGGGCTTCCAGCCGGTCGGCACCGTGATCTCCAGCTATATGGTCGGAGCCTCGGCGTCCGAGCTCTGGATGCAGAATACGGCCAACTTCCAGGCCACGGGTTTCTCGGCCGACTCCGTGTTTCTGGGCCGCGCCTTCGACAGATATGGCGTCCGCGCCGAGTTCGAGCAGCGCTACGAGTACAAGAACGCCGTCAACGAATACACCCAGTCCGACTACACCGGCCCGCACCGCGAGGCGATGACGGCCTGGATGACGTCCATCTATGACAGCGCCATCGCCAATGCCGCCTTCGACCGGAAGGTGACCGCGGCCGCGCTGAAGACCACGATCGAGGCCGGGCCCTATTCGGCGCCCCAGGCCCTGTCGGCCAAGCTGATCGACAAGATCGGTCAGGTCGAGGAGGCCGAGGCCGAGGCCCGGCGTCGCGCCGGGAATGGATCCGACATCCTGGAGTTCGGCGACTACGCTTCGTCCAAGGGCGAGCGGACCGGTTCGGGCCGCGACGCCATCGCGATCGTGGGCGGCGAAGGGGCCATCGTCACCGGCACGGGCGGCGGAGGTGGTTTTGGCGGCGGATCCTCGATCCACTCCGACGATACGGCCGAGGCCATCTACGACGCCATCGAGGACAAGTCGGTCAAGGCCATCGTCTTCCGGGTGTCCTCGCCGGGCGGATCTCCCGAGGCATCCGAACAGATTCTGGCCGCCGTCCGCGCGGCCAAGGCGGCAGGCAAGCCGGTCGTGGTCTCCATGGGGGACTATGCCGCGTCGGGTGGATACTGGATCAGCTCGGAAGCCAACTGGATCGTGGCCCAGCCCTCGACCCTGACGGGCTCCATCGGCGTATTCGGCGGCAAGTTCGTGGTGTCCGAGGCCCTCGGCCGCTTCGGCGTCGATCTGCGCGGCCTGTCGGTCGGCGGCGACTATGCCGATGCCTTTGCGCCGAGCCGGAGCTTCACCGAAAGCCAGCGTGCCGCCTTCTCTGCCTCGATGGACCGAACCTATGAGGAGTTCGTCCAGCGGGTCTCGACGGGTCGTCGCCTGCCCATCGCCCGCGTTCGCGAAATCGCGCGTGGCCGTGTGTGGACGGGGGCGCAGGGCAAGACCCTGGGTCTGGTCGACCAACTCGGCGGCCTGACCGAAGCAATCGGCAAGGCGCGGGAGCTCGCCAACATCCCGGCAGACACCTCGATCCGCTTCAAGCGATTCCCCGCGCCTAGCTCGCCCTGGGAGGCATTGTCGTCCGCCTTCGGCGTGCAGTCCGAGGCCGCGCAGGCTCTGGTCACGCTGGGCGGCGTCATGTCCGACCCCCAGACCCGCGCCGTGCTCGATCGCGTGGAGATGGACCGGATGCGCAGCAGCGGGGCCTCGGTCCTGGCTGACCAACCCCTCTGA